One genomic window of Camelina sativa cultivar DH55 chromosome 5, Cs, whole genome shotgun sequence includes the following:
- the LOC104785628 gene encoding protein trichome birefringence-like 34 → MAKRQLLMLGIRASFHTIAAVLVAGVIFTAVFLSRNGLPKEYTQSHGVSDRGGDSGRECNLFEGKWVFDNESYPLYKEEDCKFMSDQLACEKFGRKDLSYKFWRWQPHTCDLPRFNGTKLLERLRNKRMVYVGDSLNRGQWVSMVCMVSSVITNPKAMYMHNNGSNLITFKSLEYNATIDFYWAPLLVESNSDDPTNHRLPDRIVRIQSIERHARHWTESDIIVFNSYLWWRRPHIKSLWGSFEKLDGIYKEVEMVRVYEMALQTLSQWLEVHVNPNLTKLFFMSMSPTHERAEEWGGKLNENCYGETSQIDKEGYTGKGSDPKMMRVLENVLDGLKTRGLNMQMINITQLSEYRKEGHPSIYRKQWEVPSKENEIVNPNSNSDCIHWCLPGVPDVWNELLYAYIVDNHSS, encoded by the exons ATGGCAAAGCGACAACTGTTGATGCTTGGAATTAGGGCAAGCTTTCACACTATCGCCGCCGTGCTTGTGGCCGGAGTAATATTTACTGCCGTGTTTTTGTCCCGTAATGGTTTGCCAAAGGAATACACTCAGAGCCACGGTGTTTCGGACCGAGGCGGAGATAGTGGGAGGGAGTGTAATTTGTTTGAAGGGAAATGGGTATTTGATAACGAGTCATACCCTctttataaagaagaagattgcaAGTTCATGTCTGACCAGTTGGCTTGTGAGAAGTTTGGGAGGAAAGATTTGAGTTACAAATTCTGGAGGTGGCAACCTCACACATGCGATCTCCCAAG GTTCAACGGGACAAAGTTGCTGGAGAGGCTAAGAAATAAGAGGATGGTGTACGTAGGAGACTCCTTGAACAGAGGCCAATGGGTATCAATGGTGTGTATGGTTAGTTCGGTCATTACTAACCCAAAGGCGATGTATATGCACAACAATGGCTCTAACCTTATCACCTTCAAATCTCTC GAATACAATGCGACAATAGACTTCTATTGGGCTCCTCTACTGGTGGAATCCAACTCGGACGACCCAACAAACCATAGATTACCCGATCGGATAGTTCGGATCCAGTCAATAGAGAGACATGCAAGGCATTGGACAGAATCTGATATCATCGTCTTCAACTCTTATTTATGGTGGAGAAGGCCTCATATCAAGTCATT gtgGGGGTCGTTTGAGAAGTTAGATGGAATATACAAGGAAGTGGAGATGGTGAGGGTTTATGAGATGGCTTTGCAAACTCTTTCTCAGTGGTTGGAGGTTCACGTGAACCCCAATCTTACCAAACTTTTTTTCATGTCCATGTCTCCCACCCATGAAAG GGCTGAAGAATGGGGAGGAAAACTTAATGAGAACTGTTATGGAGAAACTAGTCAAATAGATAAAGAAGGATATACTGGAAAAGGGTCGGACCCAAAGATGATGAGAGTCTTAGAAAATGTGCTTGACGGGCTAAAAACTCGAGGATTGAACATGCAGATGATAAACATTACGCAACTCTCGGAGTATCGAAAAGAAGGTCATCCTTCGATCTACAGAAAACAGTGGGAAGTACCATCGAAGGAAAATGAAATCGTGAATCCAAATAGTAACTCAGATTGTATACATTGGTGTTTGCCTGGAGTTCCTGATGTTTGGAATGAACTCCTTTATGCTTATATTGTTGATAATCACTCTAGTTGA
- the LOC104785630 gene encoding abscisic acid receptor PYL4-like: protein MLAVHRPSSAVSDGDSVQIPMMIASFQKRFPSLSRDSTAARFHTHEVGPNQCCSAVVQEISAPISTVWSVVRRFDNPQAYKHFLKSCSVIGGDGGNVGSLRKVHVVSGLPAGSSTERLDILDDEQHVISFSVVGGDHRLSNYRSVTTLHPSPISGTVVVESYVVDVPPGNTKEETCDFVDVIVRCNLQSLAKIAEHTAAESKKKLSL, encoded by the coding sequence ATGCTCGCCGTTCACCGTCCTTCCTCCGCCGTATCCGACGGAGATTCCGTTCAGATTCCGATGATGATCGCGTCGTTTCAAAAACGTTTTCCTTCTCTCTCACGCGACTCCACGGCGGCACGTTTTCACACGCACGAGGTTGGTCCTAACCAGTGTTGCTCCGCCGTGGTACAAGAGATCTCCGCTCCAATCTCCACCGTATGGTCCGTTGTACGCCGCTTCGATAACCCACAAGCTTACAAACACTTTCTCAAAAGCTGTAGCGTCATAGGCGGAGACGGCGGTAACGTTGGTAGCCTCCGTAAAGTCCACGTAGTTTCTGGCCTCCCTGCCGGGAGCTCCACCGAGAGACTCGATATCCTTGACGACGAACAACACGTCATCAGCTTCAGCGTTGTTGGTGGTGACCACCGGCTCTCTAACTACCGATCCGTCACGACCCTTCACCCTTCTCCGATCTCCGGTACCGTCGTTGTGGAATCTTACGTGGTTGATGTTCCTCCGGGAAACACAAAGGAAGAGACTTGTGACTTCGTTGACGTTATCGTACGATGCAATCTTCAATCTCTTGCGAAAATAGCCGAGCATACAGCGGCGGAGAGCAAGAAGAAGCTGTCTCTGTAA